In Saccharomonospora marina XMU15, one genomic interval encodes:
- a CDS encoding transposase family protein — protein MQVISASRSEWIAPFTGLEPGQFRKLVRVVAKRGGDEIADGRPGRQWRLDLADRVLLVATYWRTNLTMRQIGPLFGVSHSAAHRVIDTIGPLLALAPVRTRRIDAIAIVDGTLVPTRDHRLAEPSKNYRYSANVQVAIDADTRLVIATGDAHPGNRNDCTVYRDCGIEQGLAGRPVMADGGYQGNPAVIMPYRKPRDSSDLPDWQEDLNAGHRKIRARVEHALARMKCWKILRDYRRAASTLNDTVSGIAHLHNILLAD, from the coding sequence GTGCAGGTGATCTCGGCGTCGCGGTCGGAGTGGATTGCCCCGTTCACGGGGTTGGAACCGGGTCAATTCCGCAAGTTGGTGCGGGTCGTGGCGAAACGCGGCGGCGACGAGATCGCCGATGGCCGGCCTGGCCGTCAGTGGCGTCTTGATCTGGCTGATCGTGTGCTGCTGGTGGCGACGTACTGGCGGACGAACCTGACGATGCGCCAGATCGGACCGTTGTTCGGGGTGTCGCATTCGGCGGCGCACCGGGTGATCGACACGATCGGACCGCTGCTGGCGCTGGCCCCGGTCCGCACGCGGCGGATCGACGCGATCGCGATCGTGGACGGCACGCTGGTGCCGACGCGGGATCACCGGCTGGCGGAGCCGTCGAAGAACTACCGGTACTCGGCGAACGTGCAGGTCGCGATCGACGCGGACACCCGGTTGGTGATCGCCACCGGCGACGCGCATCCGGGCAACCGCAACGACTGCACCGTCTACCGCGACTGCGGTATCGAGCAGGGACTGGCGGGGCGTCCGGTGATGGCCGACGGCGGCTACCAGGGCAACCCGGCCGTGATCATGCCCTACCGCAAACCTCGTGACAGCAGCGATCTCCCGGACTGGCAGGAAGACCTCAACGCCGGCCACCGCAAGATCCGTGCCCGCGTCGAGCACGCACTGGCCCGGATGAAGTGCTGGAAGATCCTGCGCGACTACCGCCGCGCCGCCAGCACACTCAACGACACCGTCTCCGGCATCGCGCACCTGCACAACATCCTCCTCGCCGACTGA
- a CDS encoding ParB/RepB/Spo0J family partition protein — protein MVGPGNAPQDWASRGGGGRCGLDEELARCRPVRVAVDELLPAESLRTDGEDAGYVRTLADVEDGVPAIVVDSATKRVIDGMHRLRAAALRGQKFIDAVLFDGSREDAFVLAVCLNRAHGLPLSPEDRRKAAVRIIGSHPTWSDRAIADIAGLSSKTVGSLRRNTAGTGAVPHSRVGVDGKARPVDPAESRRRVRKVLNDLPQASLREVARRAGVSTGTVRDVRKRLASGQDPVPDRQRNAEHRPNGDTGGLRAAADPLQLHATHLENLKRDPSMRFSEAGRNLLRLLAIGTLPTAQWQRYVDSVPMHCLVTAATAARRCSEVWTSIALHLNERIRDSDTVMADVP, from the coding sequence ATGGTCGGGCCCGGTAACGCACCGCAGGACTGGGCGTCCAGGGGCGGTGGTGGCCGTTGCGGTCTGGACGAGGAACTGGCCCGGTGCCGGCCGGTGCGCGTGGCTGTCGACGAGTTGTTGCCCGCCGAATCATTGCGCACGGACGGAGAAGACGCCGGGTACGTCCGGACCCTAGCCGACGTCGAGGACGGGGTTCCCGCCATCGTGGTGGACAGCGCTACCAAGCGGGTCATTGACGGGATGCACCGGCTGCGGGCGGCTGCCCTGCGCGGGCAGAAGTTCATCGATGCCGTGCTGTTCGACGGTAGCCGCGAGGACGCCTTCGTCCTCGCGGTGTGCCTGAACCGGGCACACGGGCTGCCGCTGTCGCCGGAAGACCGGCGGAAGGCGGCCGTCCGGATCATCGGCAGCCACCCGACGTGGTCGGACCGGGCCATCGCGGACATCGCTGGGTTGTCGTCCAAGACCGTCGGATCGCTGCGCCGGAACACCGCGGGGACGGGCGCCGTCCCGCACTCCCGCGTCGGAGTGGACGGGAAGGCCCGGCCGGTCGATCCCGCGGAGTCCCGGCGGCGGGTCCGGAAGGTGCTCAACGACCTTCCCCAAGCGAGCCTGCGGGAGGTCGCGCGGCGGGCGGGCGTGTCGACGGGAACGGTGCGCGATGTCCGCAAGCGCCTGGCGTCGGGGCAGGACCCCGTGCCGGACCGGCAGCGGAACGCCGAGCACAGGCCGAACGGCGACACCGGTGGCCTCCGGGCCGCGGCCGATCCTTTGCAGCTGCACGCGACGCACCTCGAGAACCTCAAGCGCGATCCCTCCATGCGGTTCAGCGAAGCCGGGCGCAACCTGCTGCGCCTGCTCGCGATCGGGACACTGCCCACCGCGCAGTGGCAGCGCTACGTCGACAGCGTCCCGATGCACTGCCTGGTGACCGCGGCGACCGCCGCGCGCCGGTGCTCCGAGGTGTGGACGAGCATCGCGCTCCATCTCAACGAGCGGATCCGTGATTCGGACACGGTGATGGCCGATGTGCCGTGA
- a CDS encoding type I polyketide synthase: MDRDRSMDTAVVGISARLPGVHGLDDWWSVLTSGQVRTKRFEPRELLDAGVPAGLLDDPEYVPVHGYLDHADEFDNTLFRMSARDAEMLDPQHRLMLQGAWAALEDAGTGFGAHRPVTAVFASSSGSGYLRRMLVNGELDPVVLEEALHGTEPDFVAGLIAYKLGLTGPAIAVQTACSSSLVGVHLACQALAAGDCDQAVVAGAGVAFPQAGYLRSPGGIQSRTGRCRPFDRESDGVVAGSGVVCVVLRRLSDVLDHGPEPYGVILGSAVNNDGAAKAGFYAPSAAAQEAVIRAALDAADVSAASLGYLEAHGTGTRIGDPIEWTAATAALHAGGAPPGSIALGALKANIGHLDAAAGLAALVKALFVLRNGVVPPIAGYTGPNPLLETAGSPLRIPTEAEPWRGPEPRRAGVSAFGIGGTNVHVVVEQASPAPLRQAVPDRRPRLVLLSAAEEGVLATAATRLAEHLATTEVDLADVSTTLATGRAALPERLAVVGRSIAEVADRLRAGAGAAGRVPQGGSSPVVFLFPGQGTQYPGMALAFAEVLPGFLGALQLCLIEFPADVRARVRAALLDRDSSAADLATTELAQPALFALGYTVASGLAELGVVPAAVLGHSLGEITAACVAGILDLPSAARFVVERGRIMQGCPPGAMLALGCDEARTRELLSAGGAHLDIAAVNGPDNCVVAGPAAAVAEFGSWLGDRVHTRRLATERAFHSALVDRAVPALAEAAGDLVPRPARVAFAANWVGEVLPPGSVVAAEDFVRQARRPVRFADGLGAVAAGYPGCVAVEAGPGRTLATMATALGTTAVPLSPHRGGTDGAEAVLAALGRLWAVGGNVDTGRLCVGGHRARLPTYPFAGRRWLAPEVVGASDAGTGSGKPPVPDDGPPDVPAVVSRLWTELLGSEAANDHADFFHLGGDSLLVVHLVRRLHRELGVTVSPQALLEGRTLGGQTAAVLASLGSERI; this comes from the coding sequence ATGGACCGCGACCGCTCCATGGACACCGCGGTGGTCGGCATCTCGGCGCGCCTTCCCGGGGTGCACGGCCTTGACGACTGGTGGTCGGTGCTGACCAGCGGTCAGGTACGGACGAAACGCTTCGAACCCCGGGAGCTGCTCGACGCTGGGGTTCCGGCCGGGCTGCTGGACGATCCGGAGTACGTCCCCGTGCACGGCTACCTGGATCACGCCGACGAATTCGACAACACCCTCTTCCGGATGAGCGCGCGGGACGCGGAGATGCTTGATCCGCAGCACCGTCTGATGCTCCAGGGCGCGTGGGCCGCACTCGAGGACGCCGGCACGGGCTTCGGCGCCCACCGGCCGGTGACTGCCGTCTTCGCCTCTTCGAGCGGCAGCGGGTACCTGCGCCGGATGCTCGTCAACGGTGAACTCGATCCTGTGGTGCTGGAGGAGGCGCTGCACGGGACGGAACCGGACTTCGTCGCCGGCCTCATCGCGTACAAGCTGGGGCTCACCGGTCCCGCCATCGCCGTGCAGACCGCGTGCTCCTCTTCGCTGGTCGGCGTCCACCTGGCCTGTCAGGCACTGGCCGCCGGTGACTGCGACCAGGCTGTCGTCGCCGGTGCCGGCGTCGCCTTTCCCCAGGCCGGTTACTTGCGGTCCCCCGGGGGCATCCAGTCCCGTACGGGCCGGTGCCGGCCCTTCGACAGGGAATCCGACGGTGTCGTGGCGGGGTCGGGTGTCGTCTGCGTCGTGCTGCGCAGGTTGTCCGACGTCCTGGACCACGGTCCCGAACCCTACGGAGTGATCCTGGGCAGCGCGGTCAACAACGACGGTGCCGCCAAAGCCGGCTTCTACGCCCCGTCGGCGGCTGCCCAGGAAGCGGTCATCAGAGCCGCCCTCGACGCTGCCGACGTCAGTGCGGCTTCCCTCGGCTACCTCGAAGCGCACGGAACCGGGACCAGAATCGGCGATCCCATCGAATGGACCGCGGCGACGGCCGCCCTCCACGCGGGGGGCGCCCCGCCCGGCTCCATCGCTCTGGGGGCGCTCAAGGCGAACATCGGCCACCTGGACGCCGCGGCCGGGCTCGCGGCACTCGTCAAGGCGCTTTTCGTGCTCCGCAACGGGGTCGTCCCGCCGATCGCGGGCTACACCGGCCCCAACCCGCTGCTGGAAACGGCAGGCTCCCCGCTGCGCATCCCCACCGAAGCCGAGCCGTGGCGCGGCCCGGAACCCCGGCGCGCCGGGGTGAGCGCCTTCGGCATCGGCGGCACGAACGTCCACGTCGTGGTCGAGCAGGCGTCTCCGGCTCCGCTGCGGCAGGCCGTTCCGGACCGGCGGCCCCGCCTCGTCCTCCTGTCCGCCGCCGAGGAGGGCGTTCTCGCCACGGCGGCCACCCGGCTGGCCGAGCACCTGGCGACGACGGAGGTCGACCTCGCGGACGTGTCGACCACGCTGGCCACCGGCCGCGCGGCGCTGCCCGAACGCCTCGCCGTCGTGGGGCGCAGCATCGCGGAAGTCGCCGACCGGCTCAGGGCGGGCGCCGGCGCGGCGGGCCGTGTCCCGCAGGGTGGCAGCTCACCTGTCGTCTTCCTCTTCCCCGGGCAGGGAACCCAGTACCCCGGCATGGCGCTGGCCTTCGCGGAGGTCCTGCCGGGATTCCTCGGCGCACTGCAGCTCTGCCTGATCGAGTTCCCCGCGGACGTCCGCGCCCGAGTGCGCGCAGCCCTGCTCGACCGCGACTCGTCGGCTGCGGACCTCGCCACGACGGAGCTGGCACAGCCGGCGCTCTTCGCGCTCGGCTACACCGTTGCTTCCGGGCTGGCGGAACTGGGTGTCGTGCCGGCCGCAGTGCTCGGCCACAGCCTCGGTGAGATCACCGCGGCCTGCGTCGCGGGGATCCTCGACCTCCCGTCGGCCGCGCGGTTCGTCGTCGAGCGAGGCCGGATCATGCAGGGCTGCCCGCCCGGCGCCATGCTGGCCCTGGGCTGTGACGAGGCGCGGACCCGGGAGTTGCTGTCCGCGGGGGGTGCGCACCTGGACATCGCGGCGGTCAACGGACCGGACAACTGTGTTGTGGCGGGACCCGCCGCCGCGGTGGCGGAATTCGGGTCCTGGCTCGGTGACCGGGTGCACACCCGGCGGCTGGCGACCGAGCGGGCGTTCCACTCCGCACTCGTCGACCGCGCTGTCCCCGCGCTGGCCGAAGCGGCAGGCGACCTGGTACCTCGGCCGGCTCGGGTGGCGTTCGCCGCCAACTGGGTGGGGGAGGTGCTGCCGCCGGGCAGCGTCGTGGCCGCGGAGGACTTCGTCCGGCAGGCGCGTCGACCGGTCCGGTTCGCCGACGGACTCGGAGCCGTGGCTGCCGGGTACCCCGGCTGCGTGGCCGTCGAGGCTGGCCCGGGGCGGACCTTGGCCACGATGGCCACCGCACTGGGTACCACTGCGGTGCCGTTGTCCCCGCACCGCGGCGGGACCGACGGCGCTGAAGCCGTGCTGGCCGCGTTGGGGCGGCTGTGGGCTGTGGGCGGGAACGTCGACACCGGCCGGTTGTGCGTCGGCGGCCACCGCGCCCGCCTGCCGACCTACCCCTTCGCCGGCCGCCGGTGGCTGGCCCCCGAAGTCGTGGGTGCCTCCGATGCGGGCACCGGGAGCGGGAAACCTCCGGTCCCGGACGACGGGCCGCCCGATGTGCCTGCGGTCGTTTCCCGGCTGTGGACCGAGTTGCTCGGCAGCGAGGCAGCGAACGACCATGCCGACTTCTTCCACCTCGGCGGCGACTCGCTCCTCGTGGTCCACCTGGTGCGGCGGCTGCACCGGGAACTGGGGGTGACGGTGTCGCCCCAGGCTCTGCTCGAAGGCCGCACACTGGGCGGCCAGACGGCGGCCGTGCTCGCTTCGCTCGGTTCCGAGCGTATCTGA
- a CDS encoding non-ribosomal peptide synthetase, giving the protein MPGTGTTTGGLGEAGPLGLGEVLPFAGEPAVHERVFHVAEHYPDDVAVVSGGVVTDYRGLVHRARLVARDLAGAGVTPGGRVGVLVEPSTEMVAAVLGILCSGAAYVPADSAHPGSRIRELFADAGVRVVVRGEGHDDRCRGYDTVPVAARPADDEPEPPAAAGVPVRPDSPAYVIYTSGSTGAPKGVLVEHRQLAASTLARRHVYPGRAVFLLVSPLCFDSSVAGIWGTLTSGGCLVVATAEQARDPQQLVGLIEEHGVTQILCVPGLYRSILDAGGRVGLQRLRTLTTVVVAGETLPESLVRKHFEALPATELVNEYGPTETTVWASYHRFRAAGRVTIGKPVPGARLYVLDALLDPVPPGTDGELFVGGVGVARGYLGRPGDTARAFVHDPFAGIPGARMYRTGDIARWTSDGRLEFRGRRDRQTKVRGHRVELGAVEAELAGIPGVEDAAVLVDSEHTALEAAVVAAPGTTPEYVRARLADRLPPAMVPARIVLRADFPRTVNGKIDHAALRAELRAGRPPVPAPGATHPAPGLPGDLTAEVAAAWAEVLMLSEVPDDTNFFDAGGHSYAVFTLQDALERRAGVRPPVVALFRHTTVAAQAELIRDLATSDGHEQAFTERRLAAARHVLAARAERLNRRQAGAE; this is encoded by the coding sequence ATGCCGGGTACGGGAACCACGACCGGTGGCCTCGGCGAAGCCGGGCCGCTGGGGTTGGGGGAGGTGCTGCCGTTCGCCGGGGAACCCGCCGTGCACGAGCGTGTTTTCCATGTGGCGGAACACTATCCGGACGACGTGGCGGTGGTGTCCGGTGGGGTGGTGACGGACTACCGGGGGCTGGTGCACCGGGCGCGGCTGGTCGCGCGGGATCTGGCCGGCGCCGGCGTGACTCCGGGCGGCCGGGTCGGTGTCCTCGTCGAACCGTCGACGGAGATGGTCGCTGCGGTACTGGGGATCCTGTGCAGTGGTGCCGCGTACGTGCCGGCCGACTCGGCGCACCCCGGCAGCCGCATCCGCGAGCTGTTCGCGGATGCCGGGGTCCGGGTGGTCGTCCGCGGCGAGGGGCACGACGACCGATGCCGCGGCTACGACACCGTCCCCGTCGCCGCGCGGCCGGCCGACGACGAACCGGAACCGCCTGCGGCAGCGGGTGTCCCGGTGCGGCCCGACAGCCCCGCGTACGTCATCTACACCTCGGGGAGCACCGGTGCTCCGAAGGGGGTGCTCGTCGAGCACCGGCAGCTCGCCGCGTCCACATTGGCGCGTCGCCACGTTTACCCGGGCAGAGCGGTGTTCCTCCTGGTCTCACCGCTGTGCTTCGACTCGTCGGTCGCCGGTATCTGGGGCACGCTGACCTCCGGCGGCTGCCTGGTCGTGGCCACCGCCGAGCAGGCGCGCGACCCCCAGCAGCTCGTCGGGCTCATCGAAGAGCACGGGGTCACGCAGATCCTGTGCGTACCCGGTCTCTACCGGTCCATCCTCGACGCCGGGGGCCGGGTGGGCCTCCAGCGGCTGCGCACGCTCACCACCGTCGTCGTCGCAGGGGAAACCCTTCCGGAGTCGTTGGTGCGAAAGCACTTCGAGGCGCTGCCGGCCACCGAGCTGGTCAACGAGTACGGCCCGACCGAGACCACGGTGTGGGCCAGCTACCACCGGTTCCGGGCGGCCGGCCGGGTGACCATCGGCAAGCCGGTGCCCGGGGCACGGCTTTACGTCCTGGACGCCTTGCTCGACCCGGTCCCGCCGGGGACCGACGGCGAACTGTTCGTCGGCGGCGTCGGCGTTGCGCGGGGCTACCTCGGCCGCCCCGGCGACACCGCCCGCGCCTTCGTGCACGATCCGTTCGCCGGGATACCGGGAGCGCGCATGTACCGCACTGGGGACATCGCCCGGTGGACGAGCGACGGCAGGCTTGAGTTCCGCGGCCGTCGCGATCGGCAGACCAAGGTGCGCGGGCACCGCGTCGAACTCGGCGCGGTGGAGGCGGAACTCGCCGGCATCCCGGGTGTGGAGGACGCCGCTGTCCTCGTCGACAGCGAGCACACCGCGCTCGAAGCAGCCGTGGTCGCCGCGCCGGGAACCACCCCGGAGTACGTCCGTGCCAGGCTCGCCGACCGGTTGCCGCCGGCCATGGTGCCCGCGCGGATCGTCCTGCGTGCGGACTTCCCGCGCACAGTCAACGGCAAGATCGACCACGCGGCGCTGCGCGCGGAGCTGAGGGCGGGGCGGCCGCCGGTCCCCGCGCCTGGGGCAACGCACCCCGCCCCCGGGCTCCCGGGGGACCTGACCGCGGAGGTCGCCGCAGCCTGGGCGGAGGTGCTCATGCTGAGCGAGGTGCCCGACGACACCAACTTCTTCGACGCGGGCGGTCACTCCTATGCCGTCTTCACACTGCAGGACGCACTGGAGCGGCGAGCGGGCGTGCGGCCGCCGGTCGTCGCGCTCTTCCGGCACACGACGGTGGCGGCCCAGGCCGAGCTGATCCGTGACCTCGCCACGTCGGACGGCCACGAGCAGGCGTTCACCGAACGCCGGCTCGCCGCCGCCCGGCACGTGCTCGCGGCCCGGGCCGAGCGGCTCAACCGGCGGCAGGCGGGCGCGGAATGA
- a CDS encoding PIG-L deacetylase family protein, whose translation MTASLVSDDRHIIVLSPHFDDAVLSLGGLLAAHRGPSTVVTAHGGPPPAGLRVSGWDSDCGFVRPEEAYTMRLGEDRRACALLGARQVVLPNADGPYGAGRPIAGLEEFLTGLAADAAVFVPLGLIQPDHRAVRDVALPVLRGGPATWIYADLPYTAADPGWPRVQFGGSPEFSGPADGGCIVDASHEFTLDDATWSGKRDAVLCYASQLSLVATMLETDGTGALLGRHGPLSTEVVWRVARP comes from the coding sequence ATGACCGCATCACTGGTCTCCGACGACCGGCACATCATCGTGCTGTCACCGCATTTCGACGACGCGGTGCTGTCCTTGGGCGGGTTGCTGGCCGCGCACCGGGGGCCCAGCACCGTCGTCACCGCGCACGGCGGTCCACCCCCGGCCGGGCTCAGGGTGTCGGGCTGGGACTCCGACTGCGGGTTCGTCCGCCCGGAAGAGGCGTACACGATGAGACTCGGCGAGGACCGGCGCGCCTGTGCCCTGCTCGGCGCCCGCCAAGTCGTGCTGCCCAATGCTGACGGACCGTACGGAGCCGGGCGTCCGATCGCCGGGCTCGAAGAGTTTCTCACCGGCCTGGCCGCCGACGCCGCCGTGTTCGTCCCACTCGGCCTGATCCAGCCCGACCACCGGGCCGTCCGGGATGTGGCCTTGCCCGTCCTGCGGGGCGGCCCGGCGACCTGGATCTACGCCGATTTACCCTACACCGCAGCGGATCCCGGCTGGCCCCGCGTGCAGTTCGGTGGATCGCCGGAGTTCTCCGGTCCGGCCGACGGCGGGTGCATTGTGGACGCGAGCCACGAATTCACTCTGGACGACGCCACGTGGTCCGGCAAGCGGGACGCGGTCCTGTGCTACGCGTCCCAGCTCAGCCTCGTCGCCACGATGCTGGAAACCGACGGGACCGGCGCGCTGCTGGGCCGGCACGGGCCACTGTCCACTGAGGTCGTCTGGCGGGTGGCCCGGCCGTGA
- a CDS encoding thioesterase II family protein, which yields MTAPPDPWFQCAQPLAHPRLRLLCFPHAGGSASFFRGWGEHLGAMEVHGVCYPGRAERIGEPAPTDLRALAAAIAEAAEPLADRPIALFGHSFGAVVALETARALEAAGIEPAGLIASGTRAAPYPGPPSAEDDDDALVLRLLTLGGTDPAIVADPVFRELVLPYVRSDGQILHDYGFRALPRLRTPVLTIVGDEDEDADRRPWPELTDGGWQERVVPGHHFYLVAEPPFELVQGFLAQGGPVREPLPPQTPKGLT from the coding sequence ATGACGGCCCCTCCCGACCCCTGGTTCCAGTGCGCCCAGCCGCTCGCGCATCCCCGCCTGCGGCTGCTGTGCTTCCCCCATGCGGGCGGCTCTGCCTCCTTCTTCCGCGGCTGGGGCGAGCACCTGGGCGCGATGGAGGTGCACGGCGTGTGCTACCCGGGCCGCGCCGAGCGCATCGGCGAACCCGCGCCGACGGATCTGCGGGCCCTGGCGGCCGCCATCGCGGAGGCCGCCGAGCCGTTGGCTGACCGGCCGATCGCCCTGTTCGGGCACAGCTTCGGCGCGGTCGTCGCCTTGGAGACCGCACGGGCCTTGGAGGCCGCAGGCATCGAGCCTGCCGGGCTGATCGCCTCGGGCACCCGGGCGGCGCCGTACCCCGGGCCGCCGTCGGCGGAGGACGACGACGACGCGCTCGTCCTGCGGCTGCTGACCTTGGGGGGCACCGACCCCGCGATCGTCGCCGACCCGGTGTTCCGAGAGCTCGTGCTGCCCTACGTGCGAAGCGACGGGCAGATCCTGCACGACTACGGTTTCCGCGCCCTGCCCCGGCTGCGGACCCCGGTCCTGACCATCGTCGGCGACGAAGACGAGGACGCCGACCGGCGACCTTGGCCGGAACTGACCGACGGAGGTTGGCAGGAACGCGTGGTCCCCGGCCACCACTTCTACCTGGTCGCCGAACCGCCCTTCGAGCTCGTGCAGGGCTTCCTAGCCCAGGGCGGTCCGGTTCGGGAACCTCTACCACCGCAGACGCCGAAGGGGTTGACATGA